From Polaribacter haliotis:
CCCATAAAATGCTGATGCATATTTTACAGAATACGCCATAATTGGCAAGTTTACAAAACCTGAATTATCTAAAGACTGACGAACCATATCTATTGTTCCATCCATCATTCCTGAAGGTGCAACCATATCTACACCAGCTTTTGCGTGTGAAATTACTTGTTTTGCTAAATTGATTAAAGTTGCATCATTATCCACATCATTATCATGAATAATTCCACAATGTCCGTGAGAAGTATATTCGCAAAAACAAACGTCTGTAATTACATATAAACTCGGGTAATTCTTCTTAATAAAACGAACTGCTTGTTGCATAATTCCGTTATCATTCCAAGTTTCTGTTCCTTCTTCGTCTTTGTTTGATGGAATTCCGAATAATAAAACTGCAGGAATATTTAACATTACAACTTCATCTAATTCTTTCGAAATTGTATCTAAAGACCAACGTTTTATTCCTGGCATAGAAACAATTTCTGTTTCTATATTTTCGCCTTCTTCAATAAAAAGTGGGTAAATAAAATCGTCTACAGAAAGTTTAGTTTCTTTGACTAATCTTCTAATTCCTTCTGTTTTTCTTAATCTTCTTGTTCTAAACATATGGCCCCTGTTTCCCCAAAGGGGAGCACAATGAAAATTGTGCGGTTAATAATTTGTTTTCACAATAGAGAAACTCTCTCTTGTTATTTTACACATAAACTTACTCATTTCTTCCCTTTGGAAAGGTTAGGATTTGCTTTAGTTAGAAAAATGTGTATTTACTAATTCTAAAACACTTTCCACATCTGGCATATTTGCAACTTGAACATTTTGGAAATGTTTTCTTGCTTCAACAGCTGTAGTTTCTCCAATACAAAAAGCAACTTTATCTGTATTATTTTCTTCTAAATAACTTTCGATTCCTGATGGACTATAAAATAAAACTCCAGTAACATCATCTGCAATTTTTACTGGACTTAACATTGTTTTGTACGCTTCTACCTCATTCACTACAATATCATGCGCTTGTAAATACGTTGGTAAAACATCTAATCTTAAGTCACTACAGAAATAAGAAACTTCTTTAATTTCAGTTTCTTTAGCTATATATTCAGCTAATTTTAAAGCATTTTTTGCAACGTGTTTTACTTTTCCAATTCTTCTTTCAATTAATTTTTTTGTTCTTCTACCAACGCAGAAAATATTCTTAAAATTAATTTCGTCTTTTGTGAAAGAATTTAAAATTGCTTCTGCTCCATTCTGACTTGTAATTATAACATTTTCATGCGTTTTTTTCATCACTTTTGCAGGAATTCTATTAAAACGAATCTTAATAAAATCGCTATCTTCTATACCAATAGCACTTGGTAATGTTTTCTTCTGAATTTCAGATAGTTTCTTTGTAGAATATACTTTATTTTCGATTAAAGACTCTCCTTCAATATCTTCTAAAATAAGTTCTTTACCACCTCTATTTATAATGTAATCTGCACAGTCTTTTGCTAAAAATTTATGACTTCCTAATTTTGCAGTTTTATTAACTGTCAGTTTTTTAGAACCGTCTTTTTTTAATAAAACACCTTTAAAGTTTATTTCTTCAGTTCTTGCATCTACATAGGCTAAAGCTCCAATTGGTGCTGTACAACCACCTTCTAACAATCTTAAAAACTCACGCTCAATACCAACACAAACTTTAGTTTGGTGGTCATTTAATTGTTCACAAGCATCTAAAACGTAATCGTCGTTTTCTAAAGCTGCAATCATAACTGTACCTTGACCTGGTGCAGAAATCATCCAAGATAAATCTACTGAAGTTTCTGGTCTAATTTTTAATCTTTCTAAACCTGCGGCTGCAAAAACTGCTCCGTTCCAAGTTTCGCTATCTTCTAATTTTTGCAAACGAGTATTTACGTTTCCTCTTAAATCTTCAACTTTATGGGTTGGATAACGATTTAACCACATTGCTTTTCTTCGTAAACTTCCAGTGGCAATAATACCATTTGGTTGTCCAAAAAATTCTTCAGTGTCTTTTAAAACTAAAATATCGTTGTAATTTCCTCTTTTTAAAACTGCAGCTTGCACAATTCCTTCTGGTAAAGCTGTTGGTACATCTTTTAGAGAATGTACAGCAATATCAATATCGCCATTTAACATTGCAATATCTAAATTTTTAGTAAAAACACCAGTAATTCCTAATTCATACAAAGGTTTATCTAAAACGATGTCTCCCATAGATTTTATAGGAACAATTACAGTTTCGTAGCCTAATTCTGTTAATTTTTCGCGTACTTTATTAGCTTGCCAAAGCGCTAATTTGCTATCGCGAGTTCCTATTCTAATTACTTTTTGCATGATTTTTTGGTTAAGATTGAAACACTTTTTGAATTACATCTAAACTTTCTGTTACAGAAGTTTCTTCATCTTTTAGATGTTTTACAAATTGTGTTGTAATTTTTTGAATGAAGCGAGAAGTAAGTATTTCTGCCTGATCTTCATCAAAATTGCTTATTTTTTTCTTCTGAAAGTTTATTTCGTCTTTCTTTATAGTTTCTAAAGATTTTTTTAACGCAGCAATTGCTGGAGTAAATCTTCTGTGATTTAACCAATCGTTAAACTCACTTTTATGAATTTCTATTATTGCTTCTGCAGTAGGAATTTCTTGTAAACGAACTGCTAAAGTTTCATCTGTAATTTTAGAAAGCTCATCTACATTTACTAAAGAAACATCAGAATAATCTGTAACATCTTTGGCTACATTTTCTGGCATCGATAAATCTAAAATCAATAATTCTCTGTTTTTAGAAATATGTTCTTTTGTAATTGTTGGTTTATCTGACCCTGTAGAAACTATTAAAACATCTGTATTTTCAACCTCTTCTGCTAAATTTTCTATTAAAGATTTTCTTATTGAATTATGTTCTTTAATAAATTCAGTCGTTTTTTCTTCAGTTCTATTAATTAAACAAACAGATTTATTTTGCGTGTATTCTGCAAGGTTCTTGCAAGTATGTTTTCCCATTTTACCCAAACCAAAAACTAAAATATTTTTAGAATTATAATCTGGTAAATTTTTAATGATATATTGAACAGCAGCATAAGAAACAGATGTTGTACCTGAACTTAATTTTGTTTCGTTCTTTACTTTTTTACTTGCTTGTAAAACACAATTTAAAAGTCTTTCTAAATACGCATTTGTAGTTTTTTGCGCTTTTGCCATTTTAAAAGATTGTCTTAATTGACCAACAATCTCATAATCTCCTAGAATTTGACTATCTAAACCAGTTCCCATTCTAAATAAATGAGTAATGGCTTCTTGATCCTTGTTAATATTACAAATATTGTCGAATTCTTTTGCAGTTCCTTCCGAGAAATCACACAACAATTCAATTAGTAAACAAGGTCTATTTGCAAAACCAAATATTTCGGTTCTGTTACATGTAGAAATTATAAAAATACCAGAAACACCTTTTTCTTTGGCAGATTTTAGAAGTTCTACCTGATTTTCTTTAGATACAGAAAATTTACCACGCATTTCTGCATCTGCTTTCTTGTAACTTACGCCAATATTGTAAAAGTGCTCTTGCCCTAATGCTTTCATAAAATCTTAAAAAGATGACACAAAAGTAAAAACTACATTTACAAAAAAGTATCGCTTAAAGAACTTTTAATAACGATAGATGTTTTTTAAGTTTTATTTGTAATTAAATTACCTAAAAGCCTTATTTTTGCAGTATTCTAAAGGATTCATTGCATTGCAATATAGAATGATTCTAAATAAAAGGAATTTAAAAATAGATAAAAAACATGTTTAAAAATGTCGGAGAAAGTACTTTTGAAGAAATAATTCTTGATAAAGGTTTTTATGTGCTTCATTTTCAGAACGAAAGCAAAGAAGTTCAGAATTTCGAAAGAGAAATAAATAGCACTTTTATACAGATTCATTTTTGTTTACGAGGAAAATCTAAATTCTTATTTAATGACGGCTCCTATTCTTTCGATGTTTTAGATAACCGATCTATTTTACTATACAATCCACAGAGAACTTTACCAATTAATTTGGAAATTCAACCTAAAACAACATTGGTTTCTTTGTTAATTTCCATTGAAAAATTTCACTCATTATTTTCTAAAGAATCTGGCTATATTCCTTTTTTAAGTGATGAAAATAGTAATAAAAAATATTACGACGATACTGAAATAAAGCCAACTGTTTCTATTGTTTTACAACAAATTATAAACTCTAACATTAATAGTTCTATTAAAGATTTATATGTAAAAGGAAAGGTTTACGAATTGTTGAGTTTACATTTTCAGCATGAAGAAAATAATGATGCAGAATTTTGTCCTTTTTTGGTTGATGAGCAAAATGTTATAAAAATTAGAAAAGCGAAAGAAATTATTATATCAAGAATGGCAGAGCCACCAAGTTTGCAAGAATTAGCAAACGAAATTGGTTTAAGTCTAAAAAAACTTAAAGATGGTTTTAAGCAAATTTATGGAGACACAGTCTATAGTTTTTTGTTTGATTATAAAATGGAACACTCCAGAAGATTGTTAGAAAGCAACAAGTACAATGTAAATGAAGTTGGCTTACAGGTTGGTTATAGTACTGCAAGTCACTTTATTGCAGCTTTTAAAAAGAAATTTGGCACAACACCAAAGAAATATGTAATGAGCCTGAATCAGTAAACAATTTACAGTCGCAGTTTACAAACTTTAAAACTTTGAAATTATAAAATTATAAAATTGAAACAACTAACACATTACGATATCGAAAATAAGCAGAAACAATTTCCAATAACAATTGTTTGTGATGCGATTAGAACTCCAGAAAATATTGGAATGTGTTTTCGTATTTCCGAAAGTTTTGGAGTTGAAAAAATTTATTTTCACGAGAACTCACCAACAATAGAAAATAGAATTGTAAAGAAAACTGCGAGAAACACTGTCAACCAAATTGAACATGACACTTATTCTAATTTTGCTGAAATCATCAACAAATTAAAAGCAGCAGGCAATACAATTATTGGAATAGAAATTACTGATAAAAGCATAAATATTCAAGATTTTAATTTTAAAAATCATGAGAAAATCGTTTTACTTTTGGGAAGCGAAAGAAACGGAATTGAAAACATAGATTTAGTCGATTATACAGTTTCTATTCCTATGTTTGGTAGAAATTCGAGCATGAATGTAATTCATAGTTTAGCGATTTCGCTATATGAGGTAACGAATCAGTTTTTAACTAACAACAAGCAAGAATAACAACATAAAATTTCTTTTTGAAATTTTTGAAACTTTTTTATAAATGAAAGGAATATTATTAAACAATTTAGGATCACCAGATTCAACAGAAACAAAAGACGTTAAAAAATATTTAGACGAATTTTTAATGGACGAACGTGTAATTGATATTCCTTATTGGAAACGTTACGTTTTAATAAAAGGAATTATTTTAAATTTCCGTCCAAAAAAATCTGGAGCTGCTTACAAGAAAATTTGGTGGGATGAAGGTTCTCCTTTAGTTGTAATTTCAGAAAGATTTACAGAAAAAGTAAAACAAAAAGTAGATATTCCTGTGGAATTGGCAATGCGTTATGGTTCTATGTCTATGGAAAAAGGAATCAAAAATTTGGTTGATAAAGGAGTTACAGAAATATTTTTAGCGCCTTTATACCCTCATTATGCAATGTCTTCTTTTGAAACTGTAGTTGTTAAGACTGAAGAAATTTTAGCGGAAAAATATCCTGATGTAAAATTAGATGTTTTACCACCTTTTTATAATGAACCAGATTATATAAAAGCGATGAGCAACAATATTGCGAATCATTTAAAAGATTTCGATTACGATCATATTTTGTTTTCTTATCATGGAATACCTGAAAGACATATTAAAAAATCTGATCCTACAAATAGTCATTGTAAATTAGATGGTTCTTGTTGTGAACGTAATTCGGTTGCACATCACACATGTTATAGACACCAATGTTTTGAGACTACAAAAGAAATTGCAAAATCCTTAAATTTGAAAGAAGGAACATATAGTAATTCTTTTCAATCGAGATTATTAAAAGATCCTTGGTTAAAACCTTATACAGATTTTGAGTTAGAGAAATTCCCATCAGAAGGAAAAAAGAAATTAGCAGTAATAACTCCTGCTTTTGTTGCAGATTGTCTAGAGACTTTAGAAGAAATTGCAATGGAAGGAAAAGAAGAGTTCTTAAAATTTGGAGGAACAGATTACAAACACATTCCTTGTATGAATGATAATGATGATTGGGTAGATGTTATGGTTTCTTGGATTAATGAATGGGAGAAATCGTAATTTTTAATTAATAAATTGTAATTTTAAAATATGGATTTTCTATACGTAAAAGCATTACACATTATCTTTGTAGTTACCTGGTTTGCTGGTTTATTTTATATTCCGAGGTTATTTATTTATCAAACGGAAGCTGAAAATAAATTAGAACCTGCAAAATCTATTTTGCAAACGCAATATAAATTGATGACTAAAAGACTTTGGTATATTATTACTTGGCCATCAGCAATTTTAGCAAGTATTTTTGCTTTTTGGATGTTGTATCAAAATCCATATTATTTATCTGAACCTTGGATGTTGGTAAAATTAGCATTCGTTTTAGCATTGTATTTTTACCATGGTTTTTGCCAGAATATTTATAGCAAACTTCAAAAAGATATTGTAAAATATTCTGCTTTTAAATTGCGAATGTTTAATGAAATTTCTACGATAATTTTATTTGCTGTCGTTTTTTTAGTAACCGTAAAAAGCGCTATCAATTGGATTTGGGGAGTTGTTGGTATTATTCTTTTCGGAATTTTAATGATGTTGGGAATTAAATTGTACAAGAGAATTCGCGAGAAAAAATCTTGGGATAAAGCAGAAAAAGAGGTTTTAGAAAGTGATGAAACCAAAAATTTAGAGAATTAACCTCTAATACTTTGTTCAAAAGGAATTCTATTCACAATAGATCTTCCTAAAGTAACTTCATCTGCATATTCTAATTCATCGCCTACAGAAATTCCACGTGCAATTGTAGATGTTGTAATCTCGAATTTTTCTATTTGTTTAAAAATATAGAAATTCGTGGTATCTCCTTCCATAGTTGAACTTAAAGCAAAAATTAATTCTTTTACTTCTCCGTTTTCAACTTTATTAATAAGCGATTCTATTTGTAAATTTTGGGGACCAATTCCTTCAATAGGAGAAATTTTACCACCCAAAACATGGTATAATCCATTAAATTGAGACGTACTTTCAATTGCCATTACATCTCTAATATCTTCAACAACACAGACAATTTCAGGGTTTCTTTTTGGGTTGTTACAAATATCACACAAAGCTGTATCAGAAATATTGTGGCATTTTTCACAAGTTTTCACATCATTTCTTAAATGTAATAAAGCTTCAGACAAATATTTTGTATTATCTGTTGGCTGTTTTAATAAGTGCAAAACCAAACGCAATGCAGTTCTTTTACCAATTCCTGGCAAACGTGAAACTTCATTTACAGCATTTTCTAATAATTTTGATGAAAAATCCATAGTCTGCAAATTTAACTTATTAAAGAGAAAAGAATCAAGAAAAAAGAGAAAAGACTTCTAAAAAACATATATTCGTACATCAAAAATTAAAATTGTTTCAATGCAACCACTTCATATTTTTTTATTGATTATTGCCTATTTTTTAGTCTTAATAACCATATCTTATTTTACAGGAAAAGACGATTCTAACGAAGTTTTCTTTAAAGCAAAAAGAAGTTCTCCTTGGTATTTAGTGGCCTTTGGTATGATTGGCGCTTCGCTTTCTGGAGTTACTTTTATCTCTGTTCCAGGAATGGTAGATGGACAACAATTTGCTTATATGCAAGGGGTCTTTGGCTTCTTTTTTGGATATTTAATTATTGCTTTTGTACTACTTCCACTCTATTATAAACTAAATATTACTTCAATTTATCAATATTTAGAGCATCGTTTTGGAAAAACAAGCTACAAAACAGGCGCATTTTTCTTTTTACTTTCTAGAGTTACAGGGGCTTCTTTTCGATTGTTTTTAGTAGCATTAGCAATGCAATATATTGTTTTCGAAGAAATTGGTGTTCCTTTTGAAGTTACTGTAATTATCTCCATTTTATTAATTTGGATTTACACCTTTAGAGGTGGAATTAAAACTATTGTTTGGACAGATACTCTGCAAACCTTGGCAATGTTAGTTTCAGTTGGTTTGTCTATTTATTTAATTAACGAGAA
This genomic window contains:
- a CDS encoding helix-turn-helix domain-containing protein → MFKNVGESTFEEIILDKGFYVLHFQNESKEVQNFEREINSTFIQIHFCLRGKSKFLFNDGSYSFDVLDNRSILLYNPQRTLPINLEIQPKTTLVSLLISIEKFHSLFSKESGYIPFLSDENSNKKYYDDTEIKPTVSIVLQQIINSNINSSIKDLYVKGKVYELLSLHFQHEENNDAEFCPFLVDEQNVIKIRKAKEIIISRMAEPPSLQELANEIGLSLKKLKDGFKQIYGDTVYSFLFDYKMEHSRRLLESNKYNVNEVGLQVGYSTASHFIAAFKKKFGTTPKKYVMSLNQ
- the recR gene encoding recombination mediator RecR, which gives rise to MDFSSKLLENAVNEVSRLPGIGKRTALRLVLHLLKQPTDNTKYLSEALLHLRNDVKTCEKCHNISDTALCDICNNPKRNPEIVCVVEDIRDVMAIESTSQFNGLYHVLGGKISPIEGIGPQNLQIESLINKVENGEVKELIFALSSTMEGDTTNFYIFKQIEKFEITTSTIARGISVGDELEYADEVTLGRSIVNRIPFEQSIRG
- a CDS encoding TrmH family RNA methyltransferase, giving the protein MKQLTHYDIENKQKQFPITIVCDAIRTPENIGMCFRISESFGVEKIYFHENSPTIENRIVKKTARNTVNQIEHDTYSNFAEIINKLKAAGNTIIGIEITDKSINIQDFNFKNHEKIVLLLGSERNGIENIDLVDYTVSIPMFGRNSSMNVIHSLAISLYEVTNQFLTNNKQE
- the hemC gene encoding hydroxymethylbilane synthase — its product is MQKVIRIGTRDSKLALWQANKVREKLTELGYETVIVPIKSMGDIVLDKPLYELGITGVFTKNLDIAMLNGDIDIAVHSLKDVPTALPEGIVQAAVLKRGNYNDILVLKDTEEFFGQPNGIIATGSLRRKAMWLNRYPTHKVEDLRGNVNTRLQKLEDSETWNGAVFAAAGLERLKIRPETSVDLSWMISAPGQGTVMIAALENDDYVLDACEQLNDHQTKVCVGIEREFLRLLEGGCTAPIGALAYVDARTEEINFKGVLLKKDGSKKLTVNKTAKLGSHKFLAKDCADYIINRGGKELILEDIEGESLIENKVYSTKKLSEIQKKTLPSAIGIEDSDFIKIRFNRIPAKVMKKTHENVIITSQNGAEAILNSFTKDEINFKNIFCVGRRTKKLIERRIGKVKHVAKNALKLAEYIAKETEIKEVSYFCSDLRLDVLPTYLQAHDIVVNEVEAYKTMLSPVKIADDVTGVLFYSPSGIESYLEENNTDKVAFCIGETTAVEARKHFQNVQVANMPDVESVLELVNTHFSN
- the hemH gene encoding ferrochelatase, with amino-acid sequence MKGILLNNLGSPDSTETKDVKKYLDEFLMDERVIDIPYWKRYVLIKGIILNFRPKKSGAAYKKIWWDEGSPLVVISERFTEKVKQKVDIPVELAMRYGSMSMEKGIKNLVDKGVTEIFLAPLYPHYAMSSFETVVVKTEEILAEKYPDVKLDVLPPFYNEPDYIKAMSNNIANHLKDFDYDHILFSYHGIPERHIKKSDPTNSHCKLDGSCCERNSVAHHTCYRHQCFETTKEIAKSLNLKEGTYSNSFQSRLLKDPWLKPYTDFELEKFPSEGKKKLAVITPAFVADCLETLEEIAMEGKEEFLKFGGTDYKHIPCMNDNDDWVDVMVSWINEWEKS
- the hemB gene encoding porphobilinogen synthase, whose protein sequence is MFRTRRLRKTEGIRRLVKETKLSVDDFIYPLFIEEGENIETEIVSMPGIKRWSLDTISKELDEVVMLNIPAVLLFGIPSNKDEEGTETWNDNGIMQQAVRFIKKNYPSLYVITDVCFCEYTSHGHCGIIHDNDVDNDATLINLAKQVISHAKAGVDMVAPSGMMDGTIDMVRQSLDNSGFVNLPIMAYSVKYASAFYGPFRDAADSAPTFGDRRTYQMDPSNRDEGMREATFDDQEGADILMVKPALSYLDIIRDLKNNFDRPIACYNVSGEYAMVKAAAEKGWIDGEKVMMESLLSMKRAGADIIITYFAKEAAKVLLKR
- the hemA gene encoding glutamyl-tRNA reductase, producing MKALGQEHFYNIGVSYKKADAEMRGKFSVSKENQVELLKSAKEKGVSGIFIISTCNRTEIFGFANRPCLLIELLCDFSEGTAKEFDNICNINKDQEAITHLFRMGTGLDSQILGDYEIVGQLRQSFKMAKAQKTTNAYLERLLNCVLQASKKVKNETKLSSGTTSVSYAAVQYIIKNLPDYNSKNILVFGLGKMGKHTCKNLAEYTQNKSVCLINRTEEKTTEFIKEHNSIRKSLIENLAEEVENTDVLIVSTGSDKPTITKEHISKNRELLILDLSMPENVAKDVTDYSDVSLVNVDELSKITDETLAVRLQEIPTAEAIIEIHKSEFNDWLNHRRFTPAIAALKKSLETIKKDEINFQKKKISNFDEDQAEILTSRFIQKITTQFVKHLKDEETSVTESLDVIQKVFQS
- a CDS encoding CopD family protein gives rise to the protein MDFLYVKALHIIFVVTWFAGLFYIPRLFIYQTEAENKLEPAKSILQTQYKLMTKRLWYIITWPSAILASIFAFWMLYQNPYYLSEPWMLVKLAFVLALYFYHGFCQNIYSKLQKDIVKYSAFKLRMFNEISTIILFAVVFLVTVKSAINWIWGVVGIILFGILMMLGIKLYKRIREKKSWDKAEKEVLESDETKNLEN